The window AGGCCATGCTTGCCCCGGCGCAGAATCAATCGAATTTTTGCGGGGGTATTGTGGCGGGGATTTACCCGCCCATCAATGCGGTGACGTGAGATGCCACCGACTCTTTCAGGCCCTCGAGGTCGTAGCCGCCCTCCAGCACGGAGACGACGCGGCCGCCGGCGCTCTTGTCGGCGAGGTCCATCAGCTTGCGCGTGACCCAGCCGAAATCCTCCCCGGTCAGGTTGATCGAGGCCAGCGGATCGCGGTGATGCGCGTCGAAGCCTGCCGAGATGACGACGAGCTCGGGGGAAAACTTCTCGAGCTGCGGCAGGATCAGATTCTCGAAGGCGGAGCGGAATTTGGCGCCGCCGTCGCCGGGCGCCAGCGGCGCGTTGACGACGGTGTCGTGCTCGCCGCGCTCGCCTGAAGCGCCGGTGCCGGGGAACAGCGGCATCTGATGCGTCGAGCAGTACATCACGGTCGGATCGGCCCAGAAGATATCCTGCGTGCCGTTGCCGTGGTGAACGTCGAAATCGATGATCGCGGCGCGCTTGATGCCGTATTTGCGCTGCGCGTGACGCGCGGCGATCGCGACATTGTCGAAGAAGCAGAAGCCCATCGGTGTCGATTTCTCGGCGTGATGCCCGGGCGGGCGCACCGCAACGAAGGCGGTCTGGTGCGCGCCGGTCATCACCGCATCGGTCGCCGCCACCGCGCCGCCGACGCCGCGCATCACGGCTTCCCAGGTGCCCGGCGACATCGAGGTGTCGCCGTCGATATAGATCATGCCGGAGGTCGGCGCGATGTGGCGCAGCTCGCCGACATAGTGCTCGCCATGACAGAGCAGCACGCTGTCGAGGTCGCCTTCCGGTGCGAGGTCGCGCACCAGCGCCTTGAAGCGGTCTTCGCCAAGTACCTCGGCAACCGCGCGCAGCCGGTCGGGGCGTTCGGGATGTCCGGGTGGGGTCAGGTGTTCGAGGCAGGCGGTGTGCGTCAGAAGCAGTGTCATGCAAATTCCCGGCGCATTGGGGGCGCGTGCGAGGAGCGTCTAATTTAGGCCGTTACCGGCTCGCCGGAAAGGCCTGTCTCCGCCCCACGGATGTTCCATGCCCGCACTTCAATTGATCCGCTCGATCCGCTTTCCGGCCGCCGGGCCGACCGGGCTGTTGGCCTTGAAATAGGCATAGAGCGCATCGACGTCGTAGATGCCGAACTGCTGCGCCGTTCCGTCCTTGAACACCGTGAAGCCGTCGCCGCCCTCGGCGAGATAATGGTTCACGGTGACGCGATAGCCCGCGCCCGGATCGATCGGCTTGCCGTCGAGCGACATCCGCGCGGCGATGATGCGCGCGCCGTCGGGCTTGCTCGCATCCCACGCATAGGCAAAGCCCTTTGAGACCTGCAGGGCGCGCGGCCGTTTCGGGTCGGCCCATTGCTGCTCCAGCACGTCCTTGAGCTGCTTGCCGGTCAGCGTCATCGTCACCAGCTGGTTACGGAATGGCTGGCTGGCGAAGATGTCGGCATAGGTGACGGCGCCGTCCTCGCGCTTGACGATGTCGGTGCGCACGCCGCCGGGATTGGTGAAGGCGATCACCGCGCCGCCATTCGGCTCCGAGCTGGTGGCAAGCAGCTGCGCGTCGGCGACGATATCGCCGAGCGGGCTTTCGCCGGTCTCGGCCGGCGTGCGCGACAGCGTTTCCGTCACCGAGCCTGCCGCGCGGTTGGCGATCGGCGCGGCGAGCCGGTCGTAGGATTCGAGCAGCGCGCTCTGCTCGGGATCCTTGGCCGTGCCGCCGATCTTCACGATGGTGTTGTCGGCCTTGGCGCCAATCACGTCGTGGCTGTTCGGATCGAGCTGAAGATCGATCGCGGTGACCAGCGTGCCGTATTTGTCGCCTGATGTGACGAGCCGTCCGTCGATCTCGCAGACATAGGCCTGGTGGGTGTGGCCGGAGATCACGACGTCGACGGCGCGATCGAACTTCTTGACGATATCGACGATCGGCCCCGAGATGCCGGGGCATTCATTATAGTCGCCGGTCGGAAAGCCGCCTTCGTGGATCAAGACCACGATCGCCTCGACGCCCTTTGCCTTCAGCTCGGGGACCAGCGCATTGACGGTCTCGGCCTCGTCGCGGAATTCCAGGCTGGCAACGCCGGCCGGCGATACCAGGTTCGGGGTGTTCTTCAGCGTCAACCCGATGAAGGCCACCGGTATGCCGTCGAATTCCTTGATCTCGTAGGGCGGAAACACCGGCTTGCCAGTGGTCTTGTCGATCGTGGAGGCGGCGAGATAGCGGAATTTGGCCCCCAGGAAGGGATGCGGCCCCTGGCATTTGTCGACCGGGTGGCAGCCGCCATTCTGCATCCGCAGGAGCTCGTCCTTGCCCTCGTCGAATTCGTGGTTGCCGACCGACGAGATCGCAAGCCCCATCATCGACAGCGACTCGATAGTCGGCTCGTCGTGAAACATCGCCGACAAAAACGGGCTCGCGCCGATCAGGTCGCCGGCCGCGACGAAGATGTTGTTGTTGTGGCCTTCACGCAGCTGCTTGACGACGGTGGATAATCGCTCGGCGCCGCCGGCGGGCACCATGATCTTCCTGGTCGCATCAGCGGGATCGGTGATGCGGATGCCGCCCGGCGGCGGCCGCAGATAGCCGTGGAAATCGTTGATCGCGAGAATGCGCAGGCTCACCGGCGCTGCGGTCTGCGCCTGGCAGGGGCCTGCCGCGGCCAGTCCGAGTGCGCAGAGCGCGGCGAGGGGCGTAGGGCGGGGCTGTCTCATGACCTGTCCATGGCGTGCACGATCATGGAACACACGATCACGGCGCGACGCCACTACAATTTTGCGACGCTTCGTTTCAATCCTTCGTGCGCGCCATGAAGGCCTTGAAGGCGCTGACCGCCTCGTTGGAGCGCATCCGCTCGCTGAACAGATGGTTCTCCTGCTCGATGCGGCGGGTGACGTCCTCGGGCGGCAGCCGGATCAGGCGTCGCGAGATCGCCACCGCCTCGGCCGGCAGCGCGCAGATCTCGCGCGCCACCTTGTGCGCCTCGACCTCGGCATGCCCCGGCGCCACCACGGTGTTGACGAAGCCGGCGACGCGGGCGTCGTCGGCCGACATGGTGCGGCCCATCACCAGCATCGCGAAGGCGCGCTGATGGCCCATCATGCGCGGCATCAGCAGGCTGGAGGCGCCTTCCGGCACCAGGCCGAAATTGGAGAACGGCGTCGAGAACAGCGCGGCCTTGCTCGCCAGCACATAGTCGCAGTGAAACAGCATCGTGGTGCCGATGCCCATCGCGACGCCGTCGACAGCGGCGATGATCGGCTTCACATTGTGGGCCAGCGAATACAGGAACTTGACCAGGCCGGAGGCGGGCGGCGTCTCGCCGGTCGAGGTGCCCTGCGCGAGCAGGTCCTCGATGTCGTTGCCCGCGGTGAACACGCCGGAGCCGCCGGTGATGATCAGGCAGCGGATCTTCGGATTGTTCTGCGCCTTGTCGATCGCATCGCTGATCGCGCGAAACATCTCCTGGGTGATCGCGTTCTTCTTCTCGGGCCTGCGCAGCCGGATCACGCGTGTGGCGGCTTCGTCGGTGACTATGACATGCGCGGTCATCAAGCAGTCCCAGAGTAAGCGGTCCGAGTGTCGGCCGGCAGCGTCGCCGGTGGAGGTCGTGACTGCTATCCTACATGATCCCGTGCAAGCCCCAAGGGCTCCAGCGTGTTCTGCTCTGCTTTTCCCCGTGGGCGAGCATGAGAACGGCGCAATGCAGTTAACCGGATTTCGCGATTTGCAGGGCGCCGGCCTCGCAAGCCGAACCGGCGCCGTCGCATGTAACCCTGCATCGTGCTCCGCTCAGCCGCGCCCGACGAACGAGCCGATGCCGCGGCCGACCTCCACGCCGTGATGAAGTAGGGCGCCGAGATGATCGCCGGGGACCGACATCGCATCAAGGCCGTTCTCCGCGGCAAAGCGCTGCATCGGCACATGCGGTGCGTCGTCCTGTCCGTTCCAGAGCAGTACCGGCACGCGTGAGGACAGCACGGCGTCCCTGGCGCCATCGATCTGGCCGAGCGCATCGAAGCAGGCGCGCACGCCGCCCTCGAGGTCGGACGTTACCCATCCCGTGAGCTGCGGCGCGGTACGGCGCGCAAACGTCATGAAGGCGCCATACGTCAGCGGGCCGGCGTTGCCGCGCGGCAGTCCGGTGAGGAAGTCCCAGCCGCCGATTGCCAGCGACGCCAGCCGGGTCGGGAAGAACCGGGCGACGCCCACCGCGACCCAGCCGCCCATCGAATGTCCGACCACATGGGCGCGCTCGTGGCCGAGATCGTCGATCACGGCGACGATATCGCCGGCACGTTGTTCCTGATCGTAGAATTCGGGATCGGCGGGCTTGTCGCTCAGGCCATGTCCGAGCGAATCGACGCAGACGACGCGGAAGCGATCGGCGAGCGCGTCGACCACGCCGCACTGCTTCCAGCTGGCGGCGTTGAGCAGCAGGCCGTGCTGTAGCACGATCAGCGGCCCGGACCCTTCAACGGTGTAATGGATGCGCTGGCCCCGATGATTGGCGAATGGCATGTCTGGAGTTCCCCACGTTTCACCTGAGGTGAGCGCGGAGGCGCC of the Bradyrhizobium quebecense genome contains:
- a CDS encoding bifunctional metallophosphatase/5'-nucleotidase, giving the protein MRQPRPTPLAALCALGLAAAGPCQAQTAAPVSLRILAINDFHGYLRPPPGGIRITDPADATRKIMVPAGGAERLSTVVKQLREGHNNNIFVAAGDLIGASPFLSAMFHDEPTIESLSMMGLAISSVGNHEFDEGKDELLRMQNGGCHPVDKCQGPHPFLGAKFRYLAASTIDKTTGKPVFPPYEIKEFDGIPVAFIGLTLKNTPNLVSPAGVASLEFRDEAETVNALVPELKAKGVEAIVVLIHEGGFPTGDYNECPGISGPIVDIVKKFDRAVDVVISGHTHQAYVCEIDGRLVTSGDKYGTLVTAIDLQLDPNSHDVIGAKADNTIVKIGGTAKDPEQSALLESYDRLAAPIANRAAGSVTETLSRTPAETGESPLGDIVADAQLLATSSEPNGGAVIAFTNPGGVRTDIVKREDGAVTYADIFASQPFRNQLVTMTLTGKQLKDVLEQQWADPKRPRALQVSKGFAYAWDASKPDGARIIAARMSLDGKPIDPGAGYRVTVNHYLAEGGDGFTVFKDGTAQQFGIYDVDALYAYFKANSPVGPAAGKRIERIN
- a CDS encoding histone deacetylase family protein, whose protein sequence is MTLLLTHTACLEHLTPPGHPERPDRLRAVAEVLGEDRFKALVRDLAPEGDLDSVLLCHGEHYVGELRHIAPTSGMIYIDGDTSMSPGTWEAVMRGVGGAVAATDAVMTGAHQTAFVAVRPPGHHAEKSTPMGFCFFDNVAIAARHAQRKYGIKRAAIIDFDVHHGNGTQDIFWADPTVMYCSTHQMPLFPGTGASGERGEHDTVVNAPLAPGDGGAKFRSAFENLILPQLEKFSPELVVISAGFDAHHRDPLASINLTGEDFGWVTRKLMDLADKSAGGRVVSVLEGGYDLEGLKESVASHVTALMGG
- a CDS encoding crotonase/enoyl-CoA hydratase family protein, whose amino-acid sequence is MTAHVIVTDEAATRVIRLRRPEKKNAITQEMFRAISDAIDKAQNNPKIRCLIITGGSGVFTAGNDIEDLLAQGTSTGETPPASGLVKFLYSLAHNVKPIIAAVDGVAMGIGTTMLFHCDYVLASKAALFSTPFSNFGLVPEGASSLLMPRMMGHQRAFAMLVMGRTMSADDARVAGFVNTVVAPGHAEVEAHKVAREICALPAEAVAISRRLIRLPPEDVTRRIEQENHLFSERMRSNEAVSAFKAFMARTKD
- a CDS encoding alpha/beta fold hydrolase gives rise to the protein MPFANHRGQRIHYTVEGSGPLIVLQHGLLLNAASWKQCGVVDALADRFRVVCVDSLGHGLSDKPADPEFYDQEQRAGDIVAVIDDLGHERAHVVGHSMGGWVAVGVARFFPTRLASLAIGGWDFLTGLPRGNAGPLTYGAFMTFARRTAPQLTGWVTSDLEGGVRACFDALGQIDGARDAVLSSRVPVLLWNGQDDAPHVPMQRFAAENGLDAMSVPGDHLGALLHHGVEVGRGIGSFVGRG